The following are from one region of the Salicibibacter kimchii genome:
- a CDS encoding GMC family oxidoreductase: protein MPTQLDKVEVLVVGSGWAGGIVSAEMAKAGHEVVCLERGEEKSIDDYIHVKDELRFSTRYEMMQNLSKETITSRHKRDITALPVRTQDDMIVGNDEGGGSVHWSGATFRFLPYDFEIYSQTVDRYGEEKIPEGMTLQDWGITYDELEEYYDRYEKTAGISGEPSPLGPDRSDEYPNPPMVETRNIRLFNEAADNLGYHPYMMPSANITENYENPDGQFIAQCQYCAFCNAYGCDYGAKGDPLVTVLPAAQETGNFELRARAHVTRVNYDGEQATGVVYVDTTTGQEYEQPADVVVLAGFTFTNTRLLLLSEIGTPYNPETGEGVIGKNFTIHSLSKLGARGFFNDDKFNIYMGAGALGACFDDFSGDYVDHTDLDFLHGGEVEIRQYGERPIESNNIPEGTPNWGREFKENSLFYANRNLYLMFQVGTLPWSFNYMDLDPTYTDIYGDPLLRVTNEYTDQDRNLMRYGLEICEEVMEEMDADIIDVDEIPENFDNVYTGGHYAGGVIMGDDPDTSAVNSYLQMWDAENLFVVGASAFPHFGNYNPTGTVGALAYRAAEGIEQYLDNGGGLLVKEKNGRAEQRKA, encoded by the coding sequence GTGCCAACACAATTAGATAAAGTAGAGGTCCTCGTTGTAGGTAGCGGATGGGCAGGCGGCATTGTCAGTGCAGAAATGGCGAAGGCCGGTCATGAAGTTGTTTGCCTTGAACGGGGGGAGGAAAAATCGATCGATGATTATATTCATGTGAAAGATGAACTGCGTTTTTCCACACGTTATGAAATGATGCAAAATTTATCCAAGGAGACGATCACGTCACGTCACAAACGAGACATCACCGCCTTGCCTGTGCGAACGCAGGATGACATGATTGTTGGCAACGACGAAGGGGGCGGAAGTGTACATTGGTCCGGGGCAACGTTTAGGTTTCTTCCCTATGACTTTGAGATTTACAGTCAAACGGTCGATCGCTATGGGGAGGAGAAAATTCCGGAAGGAATGACGCTTCAAGATTGGGGCATTACCTATGATGAATTAGAGGAATATTACGATCGATATGAAAAAACCGCGGGGATTTCGGGGGAGCCCAGCCCGCTTGGACCGGATCGGTCAGATGAATATCCGAACCCGCCAATGGTTGAAACGCGGAATATACGCCTATTTAATGAAGCAGCCGACAACCTTGGTTATCACCCTTACATGATGCCTTCAGCAAACATCACGGAAAACTACGAAAATCCGGATGGGCAATTCATTGCGCAATGCCAATATTGTGCTTTTTGCAATGCATATGGTTGTGATTACGGAGCTAAAGGTGATCCACTTGTAACGGTGCTTCCTGCTGCTCAGGAAACGGGAAATTTTGAACTACGAGCAAGAGCGCACGTTACGCGTGTTAATTATGATGGAGAGCAGGCAACAGGTGTAGTGTATGTAGATACAACCACCGGTCAGGAATATGAACAACCGGCAGATGTTGTCGTTCTCGCTGGTTTTACATTTACAAATACTCGTCTTTTACTGCTCTCAGAAATTGGTACTCCTTATAATCCTGAAACGGGAGAAGGCGTAATCGGCAAGAATTTTACCATCCATTCCTTGTCGAAGCTTGGTGCAAGAGGCTTCTTTAATGATGATAAGTTTAATATTTATATGGGGGCAGGTGCATTAGGCGCATGTTTTGATGATTTTAGCGGTGATTATGTGGACCATACCGATTTAGATTTTTTACATGGTGGAGAAGTCGAAATTAGGCAATATGGAGAGCGGCCGATTGAGAGTAATAATATCCCCGAAGGAACACCTAATTGGGGGCGGGAATTTAAAGAGAATTCCTTGTTCTACGCAAACAGAAACTTATATTTAATGTTCCAGGTAGGAACACTACCATGGTCTTTCAACTATATGGATCTTGACCCGACCTATACGGATATATATGGAGACCCACTTCTTCGTGTGACGAACGAATATACCGATCAAGATCGTAACCTTATGCGCTATGGCCTTGAGATATGTGAAGAGGTCATGGAAGAAATGGATGCAGACATTATTGATGTCGATGAAATCCCGGAGAACTTTGATAATGTTTATACAGGTGGCCACTACGCAGGCGGCGTCATTATGGGAGATGACCCTGACACATCAGCGGTAAATAGTTACTTACAGATGTGGGACGCTGAAAACTTGTTCGTGGTAGGCGCATCCGCATTTCCCCACTTTGGCAATTATAATCCCACGGGAACTGTCGGAGCACTGGCATACCGTGCTGCCGAAGGAATCGAGCAATACTTGGACAATGGCGGCGGATTGCTTGTGAAGGAAAAAAACGGGAGGGCTGAACAACGGAAAGCTTAA
- the cls gene encoding cardiolipin synthase has protein sequence MSWTGLLIISVLILNIFLGFIILFQERKSAQATWAWLMVLFFLPVIGLILYFIFGRELKNNPWNENALFKTDALLHHQREVFSEQMPTRHAPKFEGLESLIYMHLTYSYAPVTYAHSIDVLTDGKEKFGALFADIRSARAYIHLQYFSIDPDDFGKTFIRLLTEKVEQGVEVMLLVDGLGSFKLTNRSLNDYLNAGGKVRRFFPPRSIFTYGSLNHRNHRKLGVIDGDIAYMGGFNIGDKYTTENDKLGYWRDSHLRLTGSAVHHLHDQFISDWNKGRKFAARDFLDAQVPVSSSLKSGIPMQIVASGPGLEQNQVKNGFVRMIQKAKHYIYIQTPYFIPDLGLFDSLRVAILSGVDVRIMIPNKPDHPFIYWATYFYIGELIKVGATVYIYNHGFLHSKTMVVDDQISTLGTTNMDERSVSLNFEVNTFMYDEAIASRMKETFWHDLNHCHELTLEAYEQRSTWIRIKENFSKLLSPLL, from the coding sequence ATGTCTTGGACAGGATTGCTGATTATTAGTGTTTTAATTTTAAATATCTTTCTTGGCTTTATCATTCTTTTTCAGGAGCGTAAAAGTGCCCAAGCTACGTGGGCGTGGCTGATGGTTCTCTTCTTCTTGCCTGTGATTGGACTGATCCTTTATTTTATCTTTGGGAGAGAACTGAAAAACAACCCTTGGAATGAAAATGCCCTGTTTAAAACGGATGCGTTGCTTCACCATCAGCGAGAGGTCTTTTCAGAACAGATGCCCACTCGACATGCACCGAAATTTGAAGGGCTAGAGAGTTTAATTTATATGCACCTTACCTACAGCTATGCACCGGTGACGTATGCCCACTCGATTGATGTATTAACAGACGGCAAAGAGAAATTTGGAGCGTTATTTGCTGATATCCGTTCAGCACGTGCATACATTCATCTGCAATACTTCTCTATTGATCCCGATGATTTTGGGAAAACGTTCATCCGGTTGCTGACTGAAAAAGTGGAGCAGGGCGTAGAGGTGATGCTGCTTGTTGATGGGCTCGGCTCTTTTAAGCTAACGAATCGCTCTTTAAACGATTATCTGAATGCCGGCGGCAAAGTGAGGAGATTCTTCCCCCCGAGGTCCATATTCACATATGGCAGCCTCAATCACCGCAACCACCGCAAGCTAGGAGTGATTGACGGGGACATCGCCTACATGGGCGGCTTTAATATTGGCGATAAGTACACGACCGAAAACGACAAACTTGGGTATTGGCGTGATTCCCACTTGCGTCTCACAGGAAGTGCCGTTCATCATCTCCATGACCAGTTTATTTCCGATTGGAATAAAGGGAGAAAATTTGCAGCTCGTGATTTCCTTGACGCTCAAGTGCCCGTTTCCTCCTCTCTAAAGAGCGGCATCCCGATGCAAATTGTGGCAAGCGGGCCAGGCCTTGAGCAAAATCAAGTGAAAAACGGATTTGTACGAATGATTCAAAAAGCCAAGCACTATATCTACATCCAAACGCCTTATTTTATTCCTGACCTTGGTCTGTTCGACAGCTTGCGTGTCGCCATCTTGAGCGGCGTCGATGTCAGAATTATGATTCCGAATAAACCCGATCACCCTTTTATTTATTGGGCGACCTATTTTTATATCGGCGAGCTTATTAAAGTTGGCGCCACTGTATACATTTACAATCACGGGTTTCTTCATTCAAAAACGATGGTCGTTGATGATCAAATAAGCACACTCGGGACCACCAATATGGATGAGAGAAGTGTCAGCCTAAACTTCGAGGTCAACACATTTATGTATGATGAGGCGATAGCTTCACGCATGAAAGAAACATTTTGGCATGATCTCAACCATTGCCACGAACTGACGCTTGAAGCGTATGAGCAACGTTCTACATGGATTCGTATAAAAGAAAACTTCTCCAAGTTGCTGTCTCCGTTATTATAG
- a CDS encoding long-chain fatty acid--CoA ligase, with the protein MMNTPLTIAPMLERAEAYFPKKEVVSRTLDTTHRLTYKDIGKRTRALASALEQLGVQRGERVGTFAWNHHRHLEAYFGIPGMGAVVHMINIRLPEEHLVHVINHAEDRVLLIDEDLLPLIERVKDKLTSVHSYVVMTDKDELPETSLEPLYSYESLIRDGDEAHEFLKDIDENEPAAMCYTSATTGLPKGVTYTHRGIRLHTFSIGLADSAAASENDVSMPVVPMFHVNAWGMPFAATWFGSKLVLPGPNVTPKLLVELIQNENVTITAGVPTIWLGVLQVLEQESYDMSSLRAVLCGGSAAPKGMIEKFEKEYNIPFIHAYGMTETTPLVTLARLKSYQQDLPQDDQLDIRSKQGMAVPGIDIKAINENGDIQWDGEDMGELLIRGPWIADEYHNDERSAEAFQDGWLHTGDVVTIDEEGSINIVDRTKDLIKSGGEWISSVELENAIMAHDAVQEAAVVAVADPKWQERPVACVVVRDADKASMSKDDVIDYLRPQFAKWWLPDDVIFMDEIPKTSVGKFLKRALREKVKQ; encoded by the coding sequence ATGATGAACACACCTTTAACGATCGCGCCGATGTTGGAACGGGCAGAGGCTTATTTTCCGAAAAAGGAAGTAGTCTCACGAACGCTAGATACCACGCACCGATTGACGTACAAAGACATTGGCAAACGGACGCGCGCGTTGGCGAGTGCCCTTGAACAATTAGGGGTGCAAAGAGGAGAACGCGTCGGAACATTCGCGTGGAATCATCATCGTCATCTTGAAGCTTATTTTGGCATTCCCGGCATGGGCGCGGTTGTACACATGATCAACATTCGCCTTCCGGAAGAACATCTCGTGCACGTGATTAATCATGCCGAAGATCGTGTGCTTCTCATCGATGAAGACTTGCTGCCTTTGATCGAACGGGTCAAGGATAAGCTCACATCCGTTCATTCTTATGTGGTGATGACCGACAAAGATGAGCTTCCTGAAACATCGCTTGAGCCGTTGTATTCTTATGAATCACTCATTCGTGACGGTGACGAAGCGCATGAATTTTTAAAGGATATCGATGAAAATGAACCGGCGGCCATGTGCTATACATCGGCGACGACCGGGTTGCCGAAAGGGGTGACTTATACCCATCGCGGGATTAGGCTGCACACATTTTCCATCGGGCTGGCAGATTCGGCCGCAGCCTCCGAGAACGATGTAAGCATGCCTGTCGTTCCCATGTTTCATGTCAACGCGTGGGGTATGCCATTTGCGGCCACTTGGTTTGGCTCCAAGTTAGTGTTGCCCGGACCGAATGTTACGCCCAAGTTGTTGGTGGAACTGATTCAAAATGAAAATGTAACGATCACCGCCGGTGTTCCAACGATTTGGCTCGGTGTTTTGCAAGTGCTAGAGCAGGAGAGTTACGACATGAGCAGCTTGCGGGCAGTACTTTGCGGTGGCTCCGCGGCGCCGAAAGGGATGATCGAGAAGTTTGAAAAGGAATATAACATTCCTTTCATTCATGCTTACGGGATGACGGAAACGACGCCTCTGGTGACCCTAGCCCGCCTAAAATCCTACCAACAGGACCTTCCTCAAGATGACCAATTGGATATTCGCTCGAAACAGGGAATGGCGGTCCCGGGCATCGATATCAAAGCCATCAATGAAAATGGCGACATCCAATGGGACGGGGAGGACATGGGCGAACTGCTCATTCGCGGCCCATGGATTGCCGATGAATATCATAACGATGAGCGGAGCGCGGAAGCGTTTCAAGATGGATGGCTACACACCGGGGATGTTGTGACCATTGATGAGGAGGGATCCATCAACATCGTCGACCGCACGAAAGATTTGATCAAAAGCGGGGGCGAGTGGATTTCGTCCGTTGAACTGGAAAACGCGATCATGGCACATGATGCTGTACAGGAAGCGGCAGTAGTTGCCGTCGCCGATCCGAAATGGCAAGAACGCCCCGTGGCCTGTGTGGTTGTCAGGGATGCCGATAAAGCATCGATGTCAAAAGATGATGTGATCGACTATCTTCGACCGCAATTTGCCAAATGGTGGCTTCCCGACGATGTCATCTTTATGGATGAGATTCCGAAAACATCAGTAGGAAAATTTTTGAAACGAGCATTGCGGGAGAAGGTAAAACAATAA
- a CDS encoding CaiB/BaiF CoA transferase family protein, which yields MTLNGIRVLDLTRLLPGPYATMMLADYGAEVIKIEETQIGDYARVMPPKVDKNGALFHSLNRNKKSITLNLKKEAEKEAFLKLAATADVVIESFRPQVMEKLGIGYETLKDINPGLVYCAITGYGQTGPYANKSGHDINYLSYAGILHLMGETNEKPTIPSVQIADIGGGALPAVVGILLALLEKKKTGRGQMVDVSMLDGVIAWLQTILPEYFVREHTVQKGELPLAGRNACYEVYETKDGRWLSVGALEPKFWKTFCEGIGKETLIPHINAPVAEQHRMKAEVQEVISQKELSEWLEIFEGEDACVAPLWTMEEVRHDPQVKERRMIQTDKHPTVGEVQHIGFPIKLSESRPSIRSIAPKLGEHTDELLQELGDEKNYSKG from the coding sequence ATGACGCTCAATGGAATTCGAGTCCTTGATCTCACACGTCTTTTACCGGGTCCATACGCGACGATGATGCTTGCTGATTATGGCGCAGAGGTTATTAAAATAGAAGAAACACAAATCGGCGATTACGCCCGTGTCATGCCGCCAAAAGTTGACAAAAACGGCGCGCTTTTTCATTCATTAAATCGAAATAAAAAGAGCATCACTCTCAATCTGAAAAAGGAAGCGGAGAAAGAGGCGTTTCTGAAACTGGCGGCGACGGCTGATGTGGTGATCGAGTCCTTTCGGCCGCAGGTAATGGAAAAACTGGGCATCGGCTATGAAACATTGAAAGACATCAATCCCGGCCTCGTCTATTGTGCGATCACCGGCTATGGGCAAACCGGGCCATACGCCAATAAATCCGGGCATGATATAAATTATTTGAGTTACGCGGGCATTCTCCATTTAATGGGAGAAACAAACGAAAAACCGACGATTCCATCTGTTCAAATCGCCGACATTGGTGGAGGTGCCTTGCCTGCCGTGGTAGGCATTTTGCTCGCGTTGTTGGAGAAAAAAAAGACGGGGCGCGGGCAAATGGTGGATGTTTCCATGTTAGACGGAGTCATCGCCTGGTTGCAAACGATTCTTCCGGAATATTTTGTTCGAGAACATACGGTTCAAAAGGGAGAATTACCGCTTGCCGGCCGAAATGCTTGTTATGAAGTGTATGAAACGAAAGATGGACGTTGGTTGTCGGTCGGAGCTTTGGAGCCGAAATTTTGGAAAACGTTTTGCGAAGGCATCGGAAAAGAAACCTTAATCCCCCATATTAACGCTCCGGTCGCGGAACAGCACCGCATGAAAGCTGAAGTTCAAGAGGTTATTTCGCAAAAAGAATTATCAGAGTGGTTGGAAATTTTCGAAGGCGAAGACGCTTGCGTCGCTCCGTTATGGACAATGGAGGAGGTCAGACATGATCCGCAAGTGAAGGAAAGGAGGATGATACAAACCGATAAACATCCGACGGTTGGGGAGGTACAGCACATTGGTTTTCCCATTAAACTATCGGAAAGCCGTCCCTCCATCCGTTCAATAGCACCGAAACTCGGAGAACATACAGATGAATTGTTACAAGAGCTCGGGGATGAAAAAAATTATAGTAAAGGATGA
- a CDS encoding DNA primase: MNKQLLYISLSCIFAFNLLSACNGEAPEDDEMNGDSEAEENLGGDDLDEDVEDEGIDEEEDPEADPEDEGDDQNNEDEIYSN; the protein is encoded by the coding sequence ATGAATAAACAATTACTATACATCTCCTTGTCATGTATATTTGCATTCAATTTGTTAAGTGCTTGCAATGGCGAGGCTCCTGAAGACGATGAGATGAATGGGGATTCCGAGGCCGAGGAAAATTTGGGCGGCGATGACTTGGATGAAGATGTGGAAGATGAAGGAATCGATGAAGAAGAAGATCCCGAGGCAGACCCTGAAGATGAAGGCGACGACCAAAATAATGAAGATGAAATCTATAGCAATTAG
- a CDS encoding PilZ domain-containing protein, with product MPASDEVIFFLTTCIILMIVFLILSTVLWNELKKKEKTIAELSKKITGTEKEISKRNAFRVDFSVKKCEYSIIEVANQASEHLEWKDGEMKDISFSGMKLTSDKAIPIRQGVKVKIKCNLEGENVTLVGNVVRQEIYSAHQQMTYGIQFTKDPQNQNALFKALNKINHYRQHIGVPNAQATEKVK from the coding sequence ATGCCAGCAAGCGATGAAGTGATCTTTTTTTTAACAACTTGTATTATTCTCATGATTGTTTTCCTCATTTTGTCGACAGTGTTATGGAACGAATTAAAAAAGAAAGAAAAAACAATAGCTGAACTGTCAAAAAAAATAACTGGCACGGAAAAAGAAATAAGCAAAAGAAATGCTTTCAGAGTTGATTTCTCTGTAAAAAAATGTGAGTATTCGATCATTGAAGTTGCTAACCAAGCATCAGAGCATCTTGAATGGAAAGATGGGGAAATGAAAGATATTAGCTTTAGCGGGATGAAATTAACGTCTGACAAAGCTATTCCTATTCGCCAAGGCGTGAAAGTAAAAATTAAATGTAACTTGGAAGGAGAAAATGTAACGCTGGTTGGCAACGTGGTTCGTCAAGAAATTTATAGCGCTCATCAACAAATGACTTATGGTATACAATTTACGAAGGACCCCCAAAATCAAAATGCATTGTTTAAGGCATTGAATAAAATAAATCACTACCGTCAACATATCGGGGTTCCAAACGCGCAGGCAACCGAGAAGGTTAAGTAG
- a CDS encoding catalase — MDDYNTDDPSSRYQKPVSGDRKDEQLNQYRARNTGKGKKMTDDNGIRVSNDRTTLRAGRRGPLTFNDFHFYKKQSHFSRERIPEKVVHARGFGVYGEFETYKSLRHLTHAHFLGEAGRKTPLFIRFSNFTGNKGSKDTAVDIRGFAVKFYTEEGNYDSLSLQFPVFILADAMKFMDLAHAAKQNPVTDVPQATTAHDNFWDYVANNQESAHMVMWLMSMRGRPRSWRMMEAWPINTFRFINEEGKSTFVRFKWEPKLGVHSLLLDEANVIGGVDPDFHRRDIIEAIKKGAYPEYELGIQLIAEEDEFKYDFDVLDDTKLWPEEDIPVQPIGKMTLNRLVDNFFAEDEQSVLDPANIVPGIDFTHDPVLQGRAFAYRDTELHRQNSANIEDIPVNRPIAERNFNLRDSFQRHRIDVDPVHYHENSLAGNTPAEASLEEGGYFNYPGEVEGHLTRNVPSDSFLDFFSQARLFWNSLSPVEKQDLIETFNFHLGYVQSKSVRQQNVEMWANVDREMACEIADNIGVERPKGTHVPVTKSSPALSQANTPHYAYTQKVAVLIGDGFSGSEIRNGIDLLYEYGVFVEFVSDKLGTVTGDDGTKIDIDSTFTTKYSVLFDSFYVVGGHSDNGDQFHQNIIDFIKEAYEQYKPIGIATAATDYFLKADIRNLPGVVFATSNPNFGHEFVSAIAQQRFWRRSHW; from the coding sequence ATGGATGATTACAATACAGACGATCCGTCATCGCGATACCAAAAACCGGTAAGTGGTGATCGCAAAGATGAACAGTTGAACCAATACCGGGCAAGAAACACAGGCAAAGGCAAGAAAATGACTGATGATAATGGGATAAGGGTTTCGAATGACCGGACAACATTAAGGGCAGGAAGACGTGGTCCGCTCACGTTTAATGACTTTCATTTTTACAAAAAACAGTCCCATTTCAGCCGTGAACGCATACCAGAAAAAGTCGTTCACGCCAGGGGCTTCGGGGTCTACGGAGAATTTGAAACATATAAGTCGCTGAGGCATCTCACCCATGCACATTTTCTGGGAGAAGCGGGACGAAAAACGCCTTTGTTTATTCGATTTTCCAACTTTACGGGAAATAAAGGGTCGAAGGATACAGCTGTTGATATTCGCGGTTTTGCAGTTAAATTTTACACAGAAGAAGGCAATTATGATTCGTTGTCTCTCCAATTTCCGGTTTTTATTCTTGCCGATGCCATGAAGTTTATGGATTTGGCCCATGCAGCTAAACAGAATCCGGTTACAGATGTTCCACAAGCGACAACCGCACACGATAATTTTTGGGATTATGTCGCCAATAATCAGGAATCCGCTCATATGGTCATGTGGTTGATGTCGATGCGTGGCCGTCCGAGAAGCTGGCGGATGATGGAAGCTTGGCCGATCAATACGTTCCGATTCATTAACGAAGAAGGAAAATCGACCTTTGTCCGCTTTAAATGGGAGCCTAAACTTGGCGTTCATTCATTGTTATTGGATGAAGCAAATGTGATCGGAGGGGTTGATCCGGACTTTCACCGCCGGGACATCATCGAAGCGATTAAAAAGGGCGCGTACCCTGAATATGAACTCGGGATACAGTTGATTGCCGAGGAAGATGAATTTAAATATGACTTTGATGTTTTGGATGATACTAAACTTTGGCCGGAAGAAGACATTCCTGTTCAACCGATCGGTAAAATGACGTTAAATCGGCTCGTCGATAATTTCTTTGCAGAAGATGAACAGTCGGTCCTTGACCCCGCCAATATTGTGCCGGGCATTGACTTCACGCATGATCCCGTTTTACAGGGAAGGGCCTTTGCGTACAGGGATACAGAATTACATCGACAAAATTCAGCGAATATTGAAGATATCCCGGTGAACAGACCGATTGCAGAAAGGAACTTTAACCTTCGGGATAGCTTTCAAAGGCACCGGATCGATGTTGATCCCGTACACTACCATGAAAATTCGCTAGCTGGAAATACACCGGCTGAAGCGTCTCTTGAAGAAGGTGGATATTTCAATTATCCCGGGGAAGTGGAAGGACATTTGACGCGGAACGTCCCAAGCGATTCGTTTCTTGATTTCTTTTCACAGGCAAGGCTGTTTTGGAACAGCTTATCCCCTGTTGAAAAACAAGACCTTATCGAAACGTTTAATTTTCACCTGGGCTATGTCCAAAGCAAATCGGTAAGGCAGCAAAACGTGGAAATGTGGGCAAACGTTGATCGAGAGATGGCCTGTGAAATTGCCGACAATATCGGTGTTGAACGTCCCAAAGGTACCCATGTCCCGGTAACAAAAAGCTCGCCGGCGCTGAGTCAAGCAAACACGCCCCATTATGCTTATACACAAAAAGTTGCGGTTTTAATCGGGGACGGATTTAGCGGCAGCGAAATAAGAAATGGGATTGATTTACTTTACGAATATGGTGTTTTTGTTGAGTTCGTCAGTGATAAACTTGGTACAGTCACAGGTGACGACGGGACGAAAATCGATATAGATTCCACGTTTACGACCAAGTACTCTGTCTTGTTCGACTCTTTCTATGTCGTCGGCGGACATTCAGATAATGGGGATCAATTCCATCAAAATATCATCGATTTCATAAAGGAAGCGTATGAACAATATAAACCTATTGGTATTGCAACGGCTGCAACAGACTATTTTCTGAAGGCCGATATAAGGAACTTGCCCGGGGTCGTTTTTGCTACAAGCAATCCTAACTTTGGGCATGAATTTGTTTCCGCCATCGCTCAACAACGTTTTTGGCGTCGCTCCCATTGGTAA
- a CDS encoding LysM peptidoglycan-binding domain-containing protein produces the protein MPVVRGTYTVYTVHPNDTLYTIANRLGSNVPGVLHINGIFPPFLEPQGIYPGQWVIAPVPDSINAQSRVLYVVQPGDTLHGIAQDFSIPLQNLINANPQLANADGLQSFQLIEVPIHVFAVSTGDSLFNISQALGVSAQVIIQLNQRRPGFSPTVLPAGYGLLVP, from the coding sequence ATGCCGGTCGTTAGAGGAACATATACCGTGTACACCGTTCATCCAAACGATACGCTTTATACAATTGCGAATCGTTTGGGTAGCAATGTGCCGGGAGTGTTGCACATAAACGGCATTTTTCCACCATTTCTTGAGCCGCAAGGCATTTATCCGGGGCAGTGGGTGATTGCGCCGGTACCGGATTCAATCAATGCACAAAGTCGCGTTTTATATGTCGTTCAGCCCGGCGACACTTTGCATGGGATTGCTCAAGATTTTTCAATCCCGCTCCAAAACCTTATCAATGCCAATCCCCAGTTGGCGAACGCGGACGGCCTGCAGTCCTTCCAACTTATTGAGGTGCCAATCCATGTATTTGCGGTCAGTACCGGCGATTCATTATTTAATATCAGTCAAGCGCTTGGGGTATCCGCGCAGGTCATTATACAGTTGAACCAACGGCGTCCCGGTTTTTCTCCCACCGTCCTGCCTGCAGGATATGGATTGCTCGTGCCGTGA
- a CDS encoding NADPH-dependent FMN reductase, producing the protein MLKIGIINGSVRQGRNAEAVTDWIYDFAQDRNDNVEYEIVDLINYDLPMLGAAVPEENQEKVNATMNAWSEKMASFDGFVFVTPEYNHAVGGALKNALDYLNPELNNKAAGFVGYGGLGGVRAHENMRLILGELQVADVRTAVNFSIMTDFENFSEFKPADYHANNANEMLDQVQAWSRALKTVRQETTV; encoded by the coding sequence GTGTTAAAAATAGGAATTATTAACGGAAGTGTGCGTCAAGGTCGAAATGCCGAAGCTGTGACCGATTGGATCTACGATTTTGCCCAGGATCGTAATGACAATGTCGAATATGAAATCGTGGATCTTATCAATTATGACTTGCCAATGTTGGGGGCAGCAGTTCCGGAAGAAAACCAAGAGAAAGTTAACGCTACGATGAATGCTTGGTCTGAAAAAATGGCCTCATTTGATGGATTCGTTTTTGTTACACCTGAATACAATCACGCGGTCGGCGGGGCATTAAAAAATGCTTTGGACTATTTAAACCCAGAGCTTAACAACAAAGCAGCCGGTTTTGTCGGATATGGTGGATTGGGCGGTGTACGGGCCCACGAAAATATGCGTCTCATTCTTGGCGAATTACAAGTCGCTGACGTACGCACCGCCGTTAACTTCTCAATCATGACTGACTTTGAAAACTTTAGTGAATTCAAACCGGCCGATTACCATGCAAATAACGCAAATGAAATGCTTGACCAGGTTCAAGCTTGGAGCCGTGCATTAAAAACGGTCCGTCAGGAAACAACTGTTTAA
- a CDS encoding gluconate 2-dehydrogenase subunit 3 family protein: protein MADNNNTDNNAKGEGISRRTFIKNTGLVTGGIVGGGLLGGILGNQWQTQTDTGGATDEGEETNDFDQARMFFSRDADFNVLTAATERIFPEDDNGPGAIALGAPYFIDKQLAGQWGLNAKEYMSGPFQEGEPEQGYQSAMTRGEIFTQGVRRINDVSDEQFGENFDDLEEEQQNEILSAFDNDEVDMDGVSSAMFFSLLRQATIEGVYSDPLYGGNKNMDGWRMREFPGAQPAYIDVIDSEEFVEMEPLSLRDHH from the coding sequence ATGGCGGATAATAATAACACAGATAATAACGCCAAGGGGGAAGGGATCAGTCGCCGTACATTTATTAAAAACACCGGGCTCGTCACCGGCGGTATTGTCGGCGGTGGGTTGCTTGGCGGCATTCTTGGAAACCAATGGCAAACACAAACGGATACCGGCGGGGCAACAGATGAAGGGGAAGAGACGAATGATTTTGATCAAGCGAGAATGTTTTTCAGCCGTGACGCGGATTTTAACGTATTAACCGCGGCGACAGAGAGGATTTTTCCCGAAGATGATAACGGGCCGGGAGCGATTGCTTTAGGTGCGCCATATTTTATTGATAAACAATTAGCCGGCCAATGGGGGCTTAACGCAAAAGAATACATGAGCGGACCTTTCCAAGAAGGAGAACCGGAACAAGGGTATCAGTCGGCGATGACGAGAGGCGAGATTTTTACGCAGGGTGTCCGGCGCATCAATGATGTCAGTGATGAACAATTCGGAGAAAATTTTGATGATCTGGAAGAAGAACAACAAAACGAGATTCTCAGTGCCTTTGATAATGATGAAGTAGATATGGACGGCGTGTCATCAGCGATGTTTTTTTCACTGCTTAGGCAAGCAACGATTGAAGGTGTTTATTCGGATCCTCTCTACGGGGGAAATAAAAACATGGATGGTTGGCGCATGAGAGAATTTCCAGGCGCCCAGCCCGCTTACATTGATGTCATTGACAGTGAAGAATTTGTGGAGATGGAACCTTTAAGTTTAAGGGACCATCATTAA